A part of Bombus affinis isolate iyBomAffi1 chromosome 12, iyBomAffi1.2, whole genome shotgun sequence genomic DNA contains:
- the LOC126922363 gene encoding disks large-associated protein 5-like → MLKKYKACNAGNTEKNRIIRAERYKESRKSYRAKTFNENRNLSNTAINIQDEKTQTDPAVEDRLRRLEKWKAEREKRKKVEQRTKKRPFIVGVVHHKIYSPITTATPVNTLTTTSKPLPKRITRATEKRLMNKANEKKNAENSSKNLNVPNKDHKNHKKEVQSFAPEGHKFKAPPGLPKMPLFGKVVVQSMSPARLSQLLSSPSKMTRASIKNHSTEFIEEKDHLSMADTKDSSEESISLKLSISDKETSNDNEIHNNNSITAAASSLDNNMSTSIWSSSPCEPAFFSPHIVSSRGKSNARKEQQLRRGFSLTRSSDNDIPTKDTVMKNLNISIEEEERTAQYFHFLLNKEINRLNELCEKWAEIKTEPDTTDDGQYEINQAIGQTNLLISKKFERFRRLVSDCETGKGEMLVTCKDLQGFWDMMYIEVKNCDVRFEKLEKLRAHAWKEEELFAQRPVAKKKIVKKKVVSTKPSSVRAFLAKKKMKLRNSGDAKELKSRSINSGKNEIISARDDKRLSLLQKVQSSETPKIAKSPLTIIKISQMCKTPKIQLDDSISYINSNRTPGKSILKQQKNLSEIESTVKSANKINFNDHIILNEVSIDEETQTKMDLAVALSRIDSFDSTEMKINAEKKLYFDDSNSDTDDCDDEDKIKKSLGSRNSANRNIHKIPIISIEKATPLQEANKSCNTPFRKITRQNAVDEDESVLNGTFTLNKTNEEISDDIDLSTLNDKLKKYSISSNEETNEQIDNVRILRNRIVTSTETPTPRRRSSRKVSVNIQETEHKENETPIDRRRRKSRFKLNSSNNEKTNIELLCYSCNDICLDKSSDKRRSTKSVKFSGIEKECSRTNKPTQPVTPHVKKSKRKSRSMSMETSSLGTEEKPPQRISRRSQNKKL, encoded by the exons aTGTTAAAGAAATACAAAGCATGTAATGCTGGAAATACAGAAAAAAATCGTATTATCCGCGCTGAAAGATATAAAGAGTCGCGTAAAAGTTATAGAGCAAAGACTTTTAATGAAAATCGCAATCTATCAAACACTGCAATAAATATTCAAGATGAAA aaaCACAGACTGATCCTGCTGTAGAAGACCGTCTACGTAGACTTGAAAAATGGAAAGCCGAACGTGAAAAACGTAAGAAGGTTGAACAACGTACAAAAAAACGACCGTTTATAGTTGGAGTTGTTCATCATAAAATATATTCGCCAATTACAACAGCTACACCAGTTAATACACTTACCACTACTTCTAAGCCTCTTCCAAAACGAATAACAAGGGCGACAGAGAAGCGATTGATGAATAAAGCAAATGAGAAGAAAAATGCAGAAAATTCAAGTAAGAATTTAAATGTACCAAATAAAGATCACAAGAATCATAAAAAGGAAGTGCAATCTTTTGCCCCTGAGGGACATAAATTTAAAGCTCCACCAGGATTGCCTAAAATGCCATTATTTGGGAAAGTAGTCGTACAAAGTATGTCACCTGCCAGACTAAGTCAACTTTTAAGTTCTCCTTCAAAAATGACAAGGGCTAGTATTAAAAACCATAGTACAGAGTTTATTGAAGAAAAGGATCATTTATCAATGGCTGATACAAAAGATAGTTCTGAGGAATCTATATCATTAAAATTATCAATTAGTGATAAGGAAACATCAAATGATAATGAAATacataataataacagcatCACAGCAGCAGCCTCTTCTTTAGACAATAATATGTCTACATCTATATGGTCAAGTTCTCCATGCGAACCAGCTTTTTTTTCACCTCATATAGTTTCTAGTCGTGGAAAAAGTAATGCCAGAAAAGAACAACAGTTAAGACGAGGTTTTAGTCTTACTCGTTCTTCAGACAACGATATTCCTACAAAAGATACagttatgaaaaatttaaatatttcgatCGAAGAAGAAGAACGTACTGcacaatattttcattttcttttgaataaagaaataaatagatTAAATGAACTATGTGAAAAATGGGCAGAAATCAAAACAGAGCCTGACACTACAGATGATGGTCAGTATGAAATAAATCAAGCTATTGGGCAAACAAATTTGTTAATAAGCAAAAAATTTGAAAGATTTCGCAGATTAGTTAGTGATTGTGAAACAGGAAAGGGTGAAATGTTAGTTACATGTAAGGATTTACAAGGATTTTGGGACATGATGTACATAGAAGTGAAAAACTGTGATGTACGatttgaaaaattagaaaagctTCGTGCACATGCTTGGAAAGAGGAAGAATTGTTTGCTCAGAGACCAGttgctaaaaaaaaaattgttaaaaagaaaGTTGTATCAACGAAGCCCAGTTCTGTTAGAGCTTTCTTagcaaaaaagaaaatgaagttgAGAAATAGTGGTGATGCAAAAGAACTTAAATCTAGGTCTATTAATTCCggtaaaaatgaaattatatctGCGAGAGATGATAAAAGATTAAGTTTACTGCAAAAGGTACAATCATCTGAAACACCAAAGATAGCAAAGAGTCCATTAACAATAATAAAGATAAGTCAGATGTGTAAAACTCCAAAGATTCAGTTAGATGATTCAATATCCTACATTAATTCTAATCGAACACCAGGAAAGAGTATATTGAAACAACAAAAAAATTTAAGTGAAATAGAATCAACAGTAAAATccgcaaataaaattaattttaatgatcATATAATTTTAAACGAAGTATCAATTGACGAAGAAACACAGACAAAGATGGATTTAGCTGTAGCGTTATCAAGGATAGATAGCTTTGATAGTACAGAAATGAAAATTAACGCAGAAAAAAAGCTTTATTTCGATGACAGTAATTCTGATACGGATGATTGCGATGATGAAGACAAAATCAAAAAATCTCTGGGAAGTAGAAATTCGGCAAACAGGAACATTCATAAAATACCGATTATAAGCATAGAAAAAGCTACACCATTACAAGAAGCAAATAAAAGTTGTAATACACCATTCAGGAAGATCACCAGACAAAATGCAGTGGACGAGGATGAGTCAGTGTTAAATGGAACCTTCACATTAAATAAAACTAACGAAGAAATTTCAGACGATATAGATTTAAGTACATTGAAtgacaaattaaaaaaatattctataaGTAGCAACGAGGAAACAAATGAACAAATTGACAATGTAAGAATATTGAGAAATAGAATTGTTACTTCAACAGAAACACCTACACCTAGGCGAAGATCTTCCAGAAAAGTATCTGTTAATATACAAGAAACAGAACATAAAGAAAATGAAACTCCTATAGataggagaagaagaaaaagtcgTTTTAAACTAAATTCTAGTAATAATGAAAAGACAAATATAGAGTTGTTGTGTTATAGTTGTAATGACATATGTTTGGATAAAAGTAGTGACAAGAGAAGATCCACAAAAAGTGTAAAATTTTCTGGCAtag AAAAAGAGTGTAGTAGGACGAATAAACCAACCCAACCTGTGACTCCTCACGTTAAAAAAAGTAAACGTAAAAGTAGGAGTATGTCAATGGAAACCTCTAGTTTGGGAACAGAAGAGAaac CGCCCCAACGTATCAGCAGGAGATCACAAAACaagaaattataa
- the LOC126922378 gene encoding NF-kappa-B essential modulator isoform X2, with amino-acid sequence MELNKKQKSISEEENSTKLLNINPTLYAEPESYLQNLGFIVNNGKARFKLDEDAPLYCKAAAKDVCAVDEDDTSLSFVVLGKDSLDTIQQSSIASYVDIQQKCMSIDYNSMIASWDSVEVHKKLNEVLQENTKLKETLKQNNIAMKQQFNTLATWQEDIMRIHQNHKKKFAETRELINYLKKENTDLKMRLSSELTSHSEMGYEFLDANDKQDTAREEKVSILENQLSEQICRELDSILNENANKEKILNESGTSESIEKTAESEIENADNKRFFEEERIALQKERENLEEEKKMLDSQKKTLEIEYKNLNSAKELLQQEKISLQEEQTSLDQQSQLYEIYHKKSLESEKEKFQTKYNQLITEIGVMHESVQEKKACIKELQKELAQYMEDNTLLRAQLELYEEDFEQERKLREMLLQEKNSLNADLQRQIEFNERLQQQIESLTTSGSQPPLLSLSCPNCNRTFPNVHVLEVHVNDCLSLD; translated from the exons ATGGAGcttaataaaaaacaaaaatctATATCAGAAGAGGAGAACTCAACcaaattattgaatattaatccAACACTATATGCCGAGCCAGAAAGCTATTTGCAGAATCTTGGGTTTATTGTAAATAATGGAAAGGCTAGATTCAAATTGGACGAGGATGCACCTTTGTATTGTAAAGCAGCAGCTAAAGACGTTTGTGCTGTTGATGAAGATGATACATCATTATCTTTTGTGGTGCTAGGTAAAGATTCACTGGATACTATCCAACAATCATCAATTGCATCTTATGTTGATATTCAACAAAAGTGTATGTCTATT GACTATAATTCTATGATAGCGTCGTGGGATTCGGTAGAAGTACATAAAAAGTTAAATGAGGTGTTACAAGAAAACACAAAATTAAAGGAAACTTTGAAACAGAATAATATAGCTATGAAACAACAATTTAACACACTAGCGACATGGCAAGAAGATATTATGAGAATACATCAAAATCATAAGAAAAAATTTGCTGAAACTAGAGAATTAATAAACTaccttaaaaaagaaaatacggaCCTGAAAATGAGACTTAGCTCTGAACTAACTAGTCATTCGGAAATGGGATATGAG TTCCTTGATGCAAATGACAAACAAGATACGGCAAGAGAGGAAAAAGTGTCTATTCTTGAAAATCAACTTAGCGAACAAATTTGCCGTGAATTAGACTCGATATTGAATGAAAATGCCAACAAAGAAAAAATACTAAATGAAAGTGGGACTTCAGAATCCATTGAAAAAACTGCAGAATCAGAAATAGAAAACGCTGATAATAAACGATTTTTTGAAGAAGAAAGAATCGCACttcagaaagagagagaaaatcttgaagaagaaaagaagatgcTTGACAGTCAAAAAAAGACCTTAGaaatagaatataaaaatttaaacagTGCTAAAGAACTTCTACAGCAAGAAAAAATCAGTTTACAGGAAGAACAAACATCTTTGGACCAACAAAGTcaattatatgaaatttatcATAAAAAATCTTTAGAATCAGAAAAGgaaaaatttcaaacaaaatataacCAGCTAATTACTGAAATTGGTGTAATGCATGAAAGTGTACAGGAAAAGAAAGCATGTATAAAAGAGTTGCAGAAAGAATTAGCACAATAT ATGGAAGATAACACTTTGCTGAGAGCACAGTTAGAACTTTATGAAGAAGATTTTGAGCAGGAGAGAAAACTCAGGGAGATGTTATTACAAGAgaaaaattcattaaatgcGGATTTACAAAGACAAATAGAATTTAACGAGCGACTACAACAACAAATTGAATCTCTAACTACGTCTGGAAGTCAA CCCCCATTGTTATCATTATCATGTCCAAACTGTAATCGTACATTCCCAAATGTACATGTACTGGAAGTTCATGTTAATGATTGTTTAAGTTTGGACTAG
- the LOC126922378 gene encoding NF-kappa-B essential modulator isoform X1 — protein MELNKKQKSISEEENSTKLLNINPTLYAEPESYLQNLGFIVNNGKARFKLDEDAPLYCKAAAKDVCAVDEDDTSLSFVVLGKDSLDTIQQSSIASYVDIQQKCMSIDYNSMIASWDSVEVHKKLNEVLQENTKLKETLKQNNIAMKQQFNTLATWQEDIMRIHQNHKKKFAETRELINYLKKENTDLKMRLSSELTSHSEMGYEFLDANDKQDTAREEKVSILENQLSEQICRELDSILNENANKEKILNESGTSESIEKTAESEIENADNKRFFEEERIALQKERENLEEEKKMLDSQKKTLEIEYKNLNSAKELLQQEKISLQEEQTSLDQQSQLYEIYHKKSLESEKEKFQTKYNQLITEIGVMHESVQEKKACIKELQKELAQYMEDNTLLRAQLELYEEDFEQERKLREMLLQEKNSLNADLQRQIEFNERLQQQIESLTTSGSQTNIIEQLQPPLLSLSCPNCNRTFPNVHVLEVHVNDCLSLD, from the exons ATGGAGcttaataaaaaacaaaaatctATATCAGAAGAGGAGAACTCAACcaaattattgaatattaatccAACACTATATGCCGAGCCAGAAAGCTATTTGCAGAATCTTGGGTTTATTGTAAATAATGGAAAGGCTAGATTCAAATTGGACGAGGATGCACCTTTGTATTGTAAAGCAGCAGCTAAAGACGTTTGTGCTGTTGATGAAGATGATACATCATTATCTTTTGTGGTGCTAGGTAAAGATTCACTGGATACTATCCAACAATCATCAATTGCATCTTATGTTGATATTCAACAAAAGTGTATGTCTATT GACTATAATTCTATGATAGCGTCGTGGGATTCGGTAGAAGTACATAAAAAGTTAAATGAGGTGTTACAAGAAAACACAAAATTAAAGGAAACTTTGAAACAGAATAATATAGCTATGAAACAACAATTTAACACACTAGCGACATGGCAAGAAGATATTATGAGAATACATCAAAATCATAAGAAAAAATTTGCTGAAACTAGAGAATTAATAAACTaccttaaaaaagaaaatacggaCCTGAAAATGAGACTTAGCTCTGAACTAACTAGTCATTCGGAAATGGGATATGAG TTCCTTGATGCAAATGACAAACAAGATACGGCAAGAGAGGAAAAAGTGTCTATTCTTGAAAATCAACTTAGCGAACAAATTTGCCGTGAATTAGACTCGATATTGAATGAAAATGCCAACAAAGAAAAAATACTAAATGAAAGTGGGACTTCAGAATCCATTGAAAAAACTGCAGAATCAGAAATAGAAAACGCTGATAATAAACGATTTTTTGAAGAAGAAAGAATCGCACttcagaaagagagagaaaatcttgaagaagaaaagaagatgcTTGACAGTCAAAAAAAGACCTTAGaaatagaatataaaaatttaaacagTGCTAAAGAACTTCTACAGCAAGAAAAAATCAGTTTACAGGAAGAACAAACATCTTTGGACCAACAAAGTcaattatatgaaatttatcATAAAAAATCTTTAGAATCAGAAAAGgaaaaatttcaaacaaaatataacCAGCTAATTACTGAAATTGGTGTAATGCATGAAAGTGTACAGGAAAAGAAAGCATGTATAAAAGAGTTGCAGAAAGAATTAGCACAATAT ATGGAAGATAACACTTTGCTGAGAGCACAGTTAGAACTTTATGAAGAAGATTTTGAGCAGGAGAGAAAACTCAGGGAGATGTTATTACAAGAgaaaaattcattaaatgcGGATTTACAAAGACAAATAGAATTTAACGAGCGACTACAACAACAAATTGAATCTCTAACTACGTCTGGAAGTCAA ACAAATATTATTGAACAATTACAGCCCCCATTGTTATCATTATCATGTCCAAACTGTAATCGTACATTCCCAAATGTACATGTACTGGAAGTTCATGTTAATGATTGTTTAAGTTTGGACTAG